From Weissella diestrammenae, a single genomic window includes:
- a CDS encoding ribose-phosphate diphosphokinase: MESELKLIGLRTNNALAQKIADEMGIPLMPITITSFADGEIYERVLESVRGDDVYLIAPIAGEVNDSFMEIMIAVDALRRASAYRINLVLPYFGYVRQDRKTKSREPITAKMVSSLIEMNGVARVLAVDLHADQVQGFFDIPVDQLLSAPLLTEYFFGRNLTDDMTVFAPDHAGAGRARQFAAILDTPWGVINDRAVQSDITSPNGIVGDVKGRRAIVVDDIIDTGRRMITSARALKHAGATEVYVVATHGVFSDGSVEALATCEEIAKVIVTDSVEIPTEKQFAKLEIMTVAPLVAEAINRLRNDQDLSGLLRSRHKPDVKI, from the coding sequence GTGGAAAGTGAATTAAAGCTTATTGGTTTACGAACTAATAATGCCTTGGCACAAAAAATTGCTGATGAAATGGGTATTCCTTTGATGCCCATTACGATAACAAGTTTTGCGGATGGCGAAATCTATGAACGGGTACTAGAAAGTGTACGTGGTGATGATGTCTATCTCATTGCACCTATTGCAGGCGAAGTTAATGATAGTTTTATGGAAATCATGATTGCTGTTGATGCATTACGGCGTGCATCAGCTTATCGTATCAATCTCGTACTACCATATTTTGGCTACGTTCGGCAGGATCGTAAAACGAAATCTCGAGAACCAATCACTGCGAAAATGGTGTCATCATTAATCGAAATGAACGGTGTTGCGCGTGTTTTGGCAGTTGATCTCCATGCTGATCAGGTGCAAGGTTTTTTTGATATACCAGTTGATCAGTTATTATCAGCACCGCTTTTAACGGAGTATTTCTTTGGACGCAATTTAACAGATGATATGACCGTTTTTGCACCCGATCATGCTGGGGCTGGTCGTGCCCGCCAATTTGCAGCAATTTTAGATACGCCATGGGGTGTTATTAATGACCGCGCCGTTCAAAGCGACATTACTAGTCCAAATGGGATTGTTGGCGACGTGAAGGGCCGTCGCGCAATCGTTGTGGATGACATTATCGATACTGGGCGTCGGATGATTACTTCGGCTAGAGCTTTAAAACATGCAGGTGCGACTGAAGTTTATGTCGTTGCAACGCATGGTGTTTTCTCAGATGGCTCAGTGGAAGCGCTAGCAACTTGTGAAGAAATCGCCAAAGTAATTGTCACTGATTCAGTCGAAATTCCGACTGAAAAGCAATTTGCGAAACTCGAAATAATGACTGTAGCACCATTGGTAGCAGAGGCGATTAACCGATTACGCAATGACCAAGACTTGTCTGGTCTTTTACGATCACGACATAAACCAGATGTAAAAATCTAA
- a CDS encoding ECF transporter S component: MQTISDKKQRWALKDVIFLAIIAIFFGVIYEVWGLSYNVIAATPLKPFANDITLGVWLMAGPLAGLMLKKVGATLIGELLAAVVEMFLFSQWGAANIISGFIQGFASELGFAVTGYKNWSKIALFFSTISATIITFIWDLFQSGYLDYHFNLLILLFIVRFLSIGFFAGILVYWINQLVSQSGILNR, from the coding sequence ATGCAAACTATTTCAGACAAGAAACAACGTTGGGCATTAAAAGACGTTATCTTCTTAGCAATTATTGCAATTTTCTTTGGTGTCATCTATGAAGTTTGGGGCCTTTCATATAATGTGATTGCCGCTACACCACTTAAGCCATTTGCAAACGATATAACCCTTGGTGTTTGGTTAATGGCTGGTCCACTGGCTGGATTAATGCTTAAAAAAGTTGGTGCAACACTAATTGGCGAACTATTAGCAGCCGTCGTCGAAATGTTTTTGTTTTCCCAATGGGGCGCTGCCAATATTATCAGCGGCTTTATTCAAGGCTTTGCATCTGAATTAGGCTTTGCTGTCACGGGTTATAAAAATTGGTCAAAAATAGCCCTATTTTTCTCAACAATTTCAGCCACAATCATCACATTTATCTGGGATCTATTCCAAAGTGGGTATCTCGATTATCATTTCAACCTACTCATCTTGTTATTTATTGTCCGCTTCTTATCAATTGGTTTCTTTGCTGGTATTTTAGTGTACTGGATTAATCAATTGGTCAGTCAATCTGGTATTTTAAATCGATAA
- a CDS encoding ABC transporter ATP-binding protein gives MMTTLSTHQLNFTYQSDQQPILNNISLTLNPNSFNLLIGVSGSGKSTLLKLLAGLYPKFAGKITAGEVLLNAQPVADIVPYERAQHVAMLFQNPLRQFAMATPYEEVKFALGNLQFDPNEMPDRIQSALAFVGITHLAHHQIRHLSGGEQQKVALATIIAMDADIILLDEPFANIDPMARQSLLTALQKLQQTRGKTIFISDHDLSGYDGLVDCLYQLHANGQLNEASLNLLKAQPTTVQFENRMNQQVSPLSWQNLQVQLSNTLLIQANEFSIPYGQIGIISGPNGAGKTTFFKALTQQIAYTGQITWHQKSLSQLRPKQRAKVIGYGFQTATDQFVTMTVEEEILLSKKQTQSSEFWTSTRIEKSLKQLQLSDLLSHVVYRLSGGQQKKLQILSLLILNLPILLFDEPFAGLDKDSLNQVLTLMRNYVNQTGHSILLISHQRHGLENFIDFELTMTNHKLHLLGEDSIHD, from the coding sequence ATGATGACAACACTCAGTACACATCAACTCAATTTTACTTATCAATCTGATCAACAACCAATTCTCAACAACATTTCATTAACCCTTAATCCAAACAGCTTCAATTTATTGATTGGTGTCAGTGGTTCTGGTAAATCAACTTTGTTAAAACTATTAGCTGGATTATATCCAAAATTTGCTGGAAAAATTACTGCTGGAGAAGTCTTACTCAATGCACAACCGGTTGCAGATATCGTACCTTATGAACGTGCACAGCATGTTGCCATGCTATTTCAAAATCCACTGCGCCAATTTGCAATGGCAACACCATATGAGGAAGTCAAATTTGCACTAGGTAATTTACAATTTGACCCAAACGAAATGCCTGACCGAATTCAATCGGCACTTGCATTTGTTGGTATTACACATTTAGCACATCATCAAATTCGCCATTTATCTGGTGGCGAACAACAAAAAGTCGCATTGGCAACCATCATTGCCATGGACGCCGACATTATTTTATTGGATGAACCATTCGCAAATATTGACCCTATGGCGCGTCAGTCATTACTCACTGCACTCCAAAAACTACAGCAGACACGTGGAAAAACTATTTTTATTTCGGATCACGATTTAAGCGGCTATGATGGTCTTGTCGATTGTCTATATCAACTGCATGCCAATGGCCAACTCAATGAAGCAAGCTTGAACCTACTCAAGGCGCAACCAACAACGGTCCAATTTGAAAATCGAATGAATCAACAGGTAAGTCCTTTATCATGGCAAAATCTACAGGTTCAACTATCAAATACTTTACTCATTCAAGCTAATGAATTCAGCATACCTTACGGTCAAATCGGTATCATTTCAGGTCCTAACGGTGCAGGAAAAACAACTTTTTTTAAAGCATTGACGCAACAAATCGCCTATACTGGGCAAATTACTTGGCACCAAAAAAGCCTTAGTCAATTAAGGCCTAAACAACGAGCAAAAGTTATTGGGTATGGCTTTCAAACTGCTACTGACCAATTTGTTACTATGACAGTTGAAGAAGAAATCCTATTGAGCAAAAAGCAGACACAATCATCTGAGTTTTGGACGTCAACTCGGATTGAGAAATCATTAAAACAATTGCAGTTGTCCGATTTATTATCACATGTTGTCTACCGCTTATCTGGTGGTCAACAAAAGAAGTTACAAATTTTGTCGTTACTTATTTTAAATCTGCCAATTCTATTATTTGATGAACCATTTGCTGGATTAGACAAGGACTCTTTGAATCAAGTTTTAACACTAATGCGAAATTACGTTAATCAAACTGGTCATAGTATTTTACTCATCTCACATCAACGTCATGGTTTAGAGAATTTTATCGATTTTGAATTAACGATGACCAATCACAAACTACATTTATTGGGGGAGGATAGCATTCATGACTAA
- a CDS encoding energy-coupling factor transporter transmembrane component T family protein: MTKWWHVNPTLLTLFVLWLSLEISFIKSISLNLILIGLALIYLLLTKVKYKTLLLMLFVSLPFAIGTWLSFWLFSTTQPIYLAAVYTTRLYAYLLLGAAITLTTNIQPLLLSLHQHVKLPNTFTFGLLAAFNLLPRVKQQLKTIQYAAELRGLSYHLWHPHLYFKAIVSALNWSTDLAEAMTSHGFSEGFNRSEPDPDVLPLWQVIMLTVIIILINIYYFSMLPK; the protein is encoded by the coding sequence ATGACTAAATGGTGGCATGTCAATCCAACCTTATTAACGCTCTTTGTCCTCTGGTTATCTTTAGAGATTTCCTTTATTAAAAGTATTAGTCTCAACTTGATTCTGATTGGATTAGCACTCATTTACCTGCTATTAACCAAGGTTAAATACAAAACATTACTCCTGATGCTATTCGTCTCACTACCTTTTGCAATTGGTACTTGGCTCTCATTTTGGCTTTTTAGTACGACACAGCCGATTTATTTAGCAGCAGTCTACACAACACGACTCTACGCTTATCTTTTATTGGGCGCCGCCATTACGCTGACAACCAATATTCAACCATTACTTTTGAGTCTTCATCAGCACGTAAAACTACCAAATACATTTACATTTGGTTTATTGGCTGCATTTAACCTATTGCCGAGAGTCAAACAACAATTAAAGACAATTCAATATGCAGCTGAGCTCCGCGGCTTGTCCTATCATTTATGGCATCCGCACTTATATTTCAAGGCAATCGTCAGCGCACTAAACTGGTCAACTGACTTAGCTGAGGCAATGACTTCTCATGGCTTTTCTGAAGGTTTCAATCGCTCAGAACCTGACCCCGACGTTCTGCCACTTTGGCAAGTTATCATGTTGACTGTCATTATTATATTGATTAATATCTATTATTTTAGTATGCTTCCAAAATAA
- a CDS encoding DUF4811 domain-containing protein, which translates to MMILVMAVLAVFTFYAFIFVKNQIAREVLGFTGVLLLLGAVGLTTLNFNAHWGMKKVTTTQTKNIYSAAPDQLPVKLLITQEIGTKADDYVMVYRDNANDKQAKAHFVPNKSDMNQLIHTIARYEFKAVNQATVTTETTRWRFDSDLSRWLFGFTGIDGSLVKKEHLVTLPKQGWQAMTAKEAQAMQAQMAAKMAH; encoded by the coding sequence ATGATGATTTTGGTCATGGCAGTTTTAGCCGTCTTCACCTTTTACGCATTTATATTTGTCAAAAATCAAATTGCGCGAGAAGTATTAGGATTTACGGGTGTTCTGTTATTGTTAGGTGCAGTTGGATTAACAACCTTGAATTTTAATGCACATTGGGGAATGAAAAAAGTCACCACGACTCAGACTAAAAATATTTACTCGGCGGCACCAGATCAGTTACCGGTTAAATTATTGATTACGCAAGAAATCGGCACTAAAGCTGATGATTATGTCATGGTTTATCGTGATAATGCCAATGATAAGCAAGCTAAAGCACATTTTGTGCCGAATAAATCTGATATGAATCAATTGATTCATACGATAGCACGATACGAATTTAAAGCAGTTAATCAAGCTACGGTCACGACAGAGACTACACGATGGCGCTTTGATTCAGATCTATCTCGTTGGCTATTTGGATTTACTGGTATCGATGGGAGTCTTGTGAAAAAAGAGCATCTTGTTACCTTGCCTAAGCAAGGGTGGCAAGCAATGACAGCAAAAGAAGCGCAGGCGATGCAAGCTCAAATGGCAGCCAAAATGGCGCATTAA
- a CDS encoding MDR family MFS transporter, giving the protein MTENTNQALDIHGKPYSRVTLIVIILFATFAGMLNQTSLGTALPTLMKDFDITMATAQQATTWFLLVNGIMVPVSAFLMTKFPTKWLYQSAYALLFAGMLLSALTPADKDYWMMFIAGRALQAMAVGITMPLMQLVMVNVFPPEKRGAVMGLGGLVIGMAPAIGPTLSGWILEKDHTILGLTLSNSWRSIFVFPLIVLGLALVLGFFFLKDVIPNRNSKLDWLSLALSTLGFGSFLWGFTNVASDGWGAGQTVILPILFGIGIIGLFIWRQLVMPVPFLNVRVFMNKQFTLTTLSVSLAMMAMMGVEMMLPLYMQNVHGLTPLESGIALLPGALMMGIISPIAGIAYDKVGAKRLARVGFLILAIGTLPFLFLGIDTPVHFITLLYALRMFGIAMVMMPLTASAMSALPIEQSANGTASNNTARQIASAVVVALLTSVTQNIISHQTPVHSLQVENPIKYAAKMAQASLDGFHVSFAIGLGFALLGFLVANFLAGMHKSQVVDLQTTEEGESL; this is encoded by the coding sequence ATGACAGAGAATACTAATCAAGCATTAGATATTCATGGAAAGCCATACTCACGTGTGACATTAATCGTGATTATTTTATTTGCAACATTTGCTGGAATGCTCAACCAAACATCGTTAGGGACAGCATTACCCACATTAATGAAAGATTTTGACATTACAATGGCGACTGCGCAACAGGCAACAACGTGGTTTCTATTGGTAAATGGGATTATGGTGCCAGTATCGGCATTCTTAATGACTAAGTTTCCAACGAAGTGGCTCTATCAGTCTGCTTATGCTTTATTATTTGCTGGAATGTTGCTATCAGCATTAACGCCGGCTGATAAAGACTATTGGATGATGTTTATTGCTGGACGTGCCCTACAAGCGATGGCTGTCGGTATCACAATGCCGTTGATGCAATTAGTCATGGTTAATGTGTTCCCACCCGAGAAGCGGGGTGCCGTGATGGGATTAGGTGGCTTAGTCATCGGAATGGCCCCAGCGATTGGTCCCACGTTATCAGGATGGATTTTGGAAAAGGATCATACCATTTTAGGGCTGACATTATCTAATTCATGGCGTTCAATCTTCGTCTTTCCACTAATCGTATTAGGATTGGCATTAGTACTTGGTTTCTTTTTCCTTAAAGATGTTATTCCAAATCGAAACAGTAAGCTTGATTGGTTATCACTTGCTTTGTCAACATTAGGCTTTGGAAGCTTCTTGTGGGGCTTCACAAATGTTGCCTCAGATGGTTGGGGTGCTGGTCAGACTGTTATCCTACCTATACTATTTGGAATTGGGATTATCGGACTATTCATCTGGCGTCAATTAGTAATGCCTGTGCCATTCTTAAATGTCCGTGTCTTTATGAATAAGCAATTTACGTTGACAACATTATCAGTATCATTAGCAATGATGGCGATGATGGGTGTTGAAATGATGTTACCGCTATACATGCAAAATGTGCACGGCTTAACACCATTAGAATCGGGAATTGCGCTTTTGCCAGGTGCATTAATGATGGGAATTATTTCGCCAATTGCAGGTATTGCATATGACAAGGTTGGCGCTAAGCGTTTGGCACGTGTCGGGTTCTTGATCTTAGCAATCGGTACTTTGCCATTCCTATTCTTAGGAATTGATACGCCAGTGCACTTTATCACATTATTGTATGCACTGCGCATGTTTGGTATTGCCATGGTGATGATGCCGTTGACAGCTTCAGCGATGTCAGCATTACCGATCGAACAATCTGCAAATGGTACAGCTTCAAATAATACGGCCCGGCAAATCGCTTCTGCGGTGGTTGTGGCGTTGTTAACATCTGTTACTCAAAATATTATTTCACATCAAACGCCAGTGCATAGCTTACAGGTTGAAAATCCGATTAAATATGCTGCAAAAATGGCGCAAGCATCACTCGATGGTTTCCATGTTTCTTTTGCAATTGGACTTGGTTTTGCACTCTTAGGATTTCTAGTTGCGAATTTCTTAGCCGGTATGCATAAGTCACAGGTGGTTGATTTACAAACTACTGAGGAGGGAGAATCATTATGA
- a CDS encoding peptidoglycan bridge formation glycyltransferase FemA/FemB family protein — protein MMYQFVELNETEYDNFERQQINGTFVQSARQAELLKSRGYDVWLLGVKDKHQIVAAALVLREKIHMGYVFSIDHGPLLNFDQPILVKFFINGIIKFARQHQGLFIELRPNITYLETDNHGNLLRPSHDAAISMFESLGFSHQPFTLGMSTDGSPEWEYVKDLSDIHDDSALRDSYDKKVNYYLKKNAQFGVTLRYLKRADLIEFKTLTETTAKRLAYHDKDLDFYQKAYDIYGDEVTYVVAELDFAAYLAEERQHVELLSQKITKIEDKMVKYPDNPKFKRQQAEYISQKEAHDKRIATASDQWQAAGQDQVIVAGAMFIEQPQEITYLYSGTYETYMEYYGPYQIQDAMLRHAISKGIKRFNFYGIAGRFDGSDGVLKFKTVFNGHARQLIGKFILPVHPFKYRIYRTLKHMLRR, from the coding sequence ATTATGTATCAATTTGTCGAATTGAATGAAACTGAATATGACAATTTTGAACGTCAACAGATAAATGGCACTTTTGTGCAATCTGCGCGTCAAGCTGAATTATTAAAAAGCCGTGGGTATGACGTTTGGTTATTAGGCGTAAAAGACAAGCATCAAATTGTTGCTGCGGCTCTGGTACTTCGAGAGAAAATTCATATGGGCTATGTTTTTTCAATTGACCATGGCCCCTTGTTGAATTTTGATCAACCGATACTTGTCAAATTTTTCATAAATGGAATCATTAAATTTGCCCGTCAACATCAAGGCCTTTTCATTGAATTACGACCTAATATCACGTACCTCGAAACCGATAATCATGGTAATTTATTACGTCCAAGTCACGATGCGGCTATCAGTATGTTTGAAAGCTTGGGATTTAGTCATCAACCATTTACCCTTGGCATGTCAACTGATGGTTCACCGGAATGGGAATATGTCAAAGATTTATCAGACATTCATGATGATAGCGCTTTACGGGACTCTTATGATAAAAAAGTTAATTATTATTTGAAGAAAAATGCCCAATTTGGTGTGACTTTACGTTATTTAAAGCGCGCTGATTTGATAGAATTTAAAACATTAACTGAAACAACGGCCAAGCGGTTGGCGTACCACGATAAGGATTTGGACTTCTATCAAAAAGCATACGATATTTATGGAGACGAAGTGACATATGTCGTTGCTGAACTTGACTTTGCGGCATATTTGGCTGAAGAACGGCAACATGTTGAGTTGTTATCGCAAAAGATTACCAAAATTGAAGACAAAATGGTGAAGTATCCGGATAATCCGAAGTTTAAACGCCAACAAGCTGAATATATTAGTCAAAAAGAAGCACATGATAAACGCATTGCGACTGCTTCAGATCAGTGGCAAGCCGCAGGACAAGATCAAGTAATTGTGGCTGGCGCGATGTTTATTGAGCAACCACAAGAGATAACCTATTTATACTCTGGTACGTATGAAACATATATGGAATATTATGGCCCCTATCAGATTCAAGATGCAATGTTGAGGCACGCAATTAGCAAGGGAATTAAACGTTTTAATTTCTACGGAATTGCTGGTCGATTTGATGGGAGTGATGGGGTATTAAAGTTTAAAACGGTCTTTAATGGTCATGCGCGTCAATTAATTGGAAAATTTATCTTACCGGTTCATCCGTTCAAGTATCGAATTTATCGGACTTTAAAACATATGCTTAGACGATAA